GCGGGCCCTGCGCCGCGCTGCCGCCGCCGTCACCGTCGCCCTGCTCGCCACCGCCGTCGGCTGCGCACCGCAGCCGGAGGAGCCCGCGGCCGGCACGTCCTCGGCCGGAAACATGTGCGAGAAGGGCAAGTTGGCCACCCGGACCTCGGGCAGGCTGACGATCGCCACCGACGAACCCGCCTACGAGCCGTGGTTCAAGGACGACGACCCCGCGAGCGGCAAGGGCTTCGAGTCGGCGGTCGCGTACGCCGTCGCCCGGCACCTCGGCTACGGCAAGGACAAGGTCGTCTGGCAGACCGTCCCGTTCAACAAGGCCTTCGCGCCCGGCGAGAAGACGTTCGACTTCGACATCAACCAGGTGTCCATCAGCGACGAGCGCAAGAAGGCCGTGGACTTCTCGTCCGGCTACTACGACGTGCGCCAGGCCGTCGTCGCCCTGAAGGGCTCCGAGGCGGCGAAGGCGAAGAGCGTCGCGGACCTGAAGGACGTGAAGCTGGGCGCCCAGGTCGGCACCACCAGCCTCGACTACATCGACGACGTGGTGCGGCCCACGCGGGCCGCCGCCGTGTTCGCCAAGAACGACCAGGCCAAGTCCGCGCTGAAGAACGGCCAGGTCGACGCCATCGTCGTGGACCTGCCGACCGCCTTCTACATCACCGGGGCCGAGATCACGGACGCGACGATCGTCGGCCAGTTCGAGAACCAGGGCGGTACGCCGGAGCAGTTCGGTCTCGTGCTCGACAAGGGCAGCGCGCTCACCTCCTGCGTCTCACGGGCCGTGGACGCGCTGCGCGAGGACGGCACGCTCGCGCGGATCGAGCAGCAGTGGCTGTCGGACGCCGTCGACGCTCCGGTGCTCAAGTGACGGTGAACAAGGAGGAGCCGGCGGTGGGCTCCGGCGAGCACGACGCGCGGGACGGCTACGTGCCGTCGCAGCGGCGCCTGGACCGTGAGCGCCACAAGCGCGCCCGCGCCCGGCGCGCCACGGCGATCGGCGCGCTCTCGACTCTCGTCACCGCAGCCGTCCTCTACCTGGTCGTCGTCAACGCCCCGGGCTGGCCGCGCACCAAGGAGACCTTCTTCGACTGGGGGTACGCGCGCGAGGCGTTCCCGAAGGTGCTCGAAGGGCTGTGGCTGAACGTCCGGCTGCTGCTGGTCTGCGGGGCCGCGGTGCTCGTCCTCGGCATGCTGATCGCCGTGGCCCGTACGCTGCGCGGCCCGGTGTTCTTCCCGCTGCGCGTCCTGGCCGCCGCGTACACGGACTTCTTCCGGGGGCTGCCGCTGATCATCAACCTGATGATCGTGGTCCTCGGCGTCCCCGCACTGCGGCTGCAGGGAGTGACCGTCGACCCGGTGCTCCTCGGCGGCACCGCGCTCACCCTGACGTACTCGGCGTACGTCGCCGAGGTGTTCCGGGCCGGCATCGAGTCCGTGCACCCCTCGCAGCGCGCCGCGGCCCGCTCGCTCGGGCTGAGCAACCGGCAGGCGCTGCGGTACGTGGTGCTGCCCCAGGCGGTGCGCCGCCAGGTGCCGCCGCTGCTGAACGACCTGGTGTCGCTCCAGAAGGACACCGGGCTGGTCTCGATCGGCGGTGCGGTGGACGCCGTACGGGCCGCCGACATCATCGTGGGCCGCAGCCTCAACTACACGCCGTACATCGTCGCGGGTCTGGTCTTCGTCGCGCTGACCATCCCGATGACCCGCTTCACGGACTGGGTGACGGCACGGATGGACCGCCGGCGGGCCCAGGGAGGAACCACATGAGCGAGACGCCCGTGCTGCGCATGGAGTCCGTCCGCAAGTCCTTCGGCGGCTCGGTCGTCCTGCGGGACGTCGACCTGGAGGTCGCCCCGCACACGGTCACCGCGCTGATCGGCGCCTCCGGCTCCGGCAAGTCCACGCTGCTGCGGTGCGCGAACCTGCTGGAGGAGATCGACGACGGGGCGATCTGGCTGGACGGCGAGGAGATCACCGACCCGCGCGTCGACCAGGACACCGTGCGCCGCCGGATCGGCGTGGTCTTCCAGGCGTACAACCTCTTCCCGCACCTGACTGTCCTGGAGAACATCACGCTCGCGCCCCGTCGCGTGCACGGCGTGCCCCGCGCCGAGGCCGAGGCACGCGCGCGTGAACTGCTGGAGCGGCTCGGACTCGGTGAGAAGGCGGGCGAGTACCCGGACCGGCTGAGCGGCGGCCAGCAGCAGCGGGCGGCGGTCGTGCGCGCCCTGGCCGCACGTCCCCGGCTGCTGCTGCTCGACGAGATCACCGCCGCCCTCGACCCCGAGCTGGTGGGCGAGGTCCTCAACGTCGTCCGCGGCCTGAAGGACGAGGGCATGACCATGGTGCTGGCCACGCACGAGATGGGCTTCGCGCGGGAGGTCGCCGACCAGGTGTGTTTCCTGGAGGGCGGCGTCGTGCTGGAACGCGGCACCGCCGAGCAGGTCTTCGGGGAACCGCGGCAGGAGCGCACCCGGCGCTTTCTGCGGCGGATCGTGGAGGCGGGGCGGCTGTAGGCAGGAGGACTCAGGCGTCGGCGTGCCCCGAGCCTGCCAGCGCCGCGACCCGCTCCACGCCGAACACGTACCCCTGCACCCCGCACCCCGCGATGACCCCGTCGGCGCGCAGCGAGACGTAGGAGTGGTGCCGGAACGACTCGCGCTTGTGGATGTTGGAGATGTGGACCTCCAACACGGGCATGCCGTCACAGGTGTTGAGGGCATCCAGGATGGCGACGGAGGTGTGCGAGTAGGCGCCCGGGTTGATCACGATGCCGCAGTGGTTCAGCCGGGCCTCGTGGATCCAGTCCACCAGCTCGCCCTCGTGGTTGGACTGGCGGAAGTCGACCGTGCCGCCGTGCGCGGCCGCCGCCTTGGCGCACAGGGCCTCGACGTCGGCGAGGGTGTCCGAGCCGTAGATCTCCGGCTGGCGCTGGCCGAGCAGGTTCAGGTTGGGGCCGTTGAGGATCATGATCGGGGCGTTGGCCAGGGTGCGGGGCACGGTTCCTCCGGTCCGTTCGGGGTCGGGCGGCCCGTGGCGGACCGCTGCTCGGACCCGGTTTATCACGGTGCGCCGACAGCCTGCCGAGCCGTAACCTCCCGGCATGACCAGCCTCTCCTACCCGCCCAAGCCGTCCCCCGGTGACCGCATCGCCGTGCTCTCGCCCTCCTCCGGCCTGCCGGGGCTCTTCCCGCTCCCCTACGAGCTGGGCCTGGAGCGGCTGCGCAAGGAGTACGGGCTGGAGCCGGTCGAGTATCCGGCGACCCGCAAGATGGGCTCCACGCCCCAGGAGCGGGCCGACGACATCCACGCGGCCTTCGCCGACCCGGACATCAAGGCGGTCATCGCGTCGATCGGCGGGGACGACCAGATCACCGTGCTGCCGCTGCTGGACCGGGAGTTGATCCGGGCCAACCCGAAGCCGTTCTTCGGGATCAGCGACAACACGAACCTGCTCGCCTACCTCCGCAACAGCGGCATCGTCTGCTTCCACGGCGGGAGCGTCATGTGCGAGCTGGGACGGCCCGGAGCCATGCACCCGCAGACCGCCGAGTCCCTGCGGGCGGCCCTGTTCACCTCCGGCCCGTACGAGCTGCGGCCCGCCGAGCGGTGGCGTGACATCGACCGGGACTGGGCGGACCCGGCGACCTTCGACGCGGAGCCGGAGACCCGGCCCGGGACCGGCTGGACCTGGGTCAACGCCGACCGGGTGGTCGAGGGCCGCAGTTGGGGCGGCTGCCTGGAGATCATCGGCTGGCTGCTGATGGCCGACCGCGAGATCGCACACGACCTGTCCGAGTACGACGCCGGCGTGCTGCTCCTGGAAACCTCGGAGGACATGCCGAGCGCCACGGAGGTCTTCTGCACCCTGCGCAACATGGGCGAACGCGGGCTGCTCCAGCGCTTTCCAGCCCTCCTCATGGGCCGCCCGAAGACCTGGTCCTTCGAGCGGCCCAACAGCCCGGAGGAGGCCGCTCGTCACGCGTCCGACCAGCGTGAGGCCGTCCTGAGCGCCATGCGGACCTACGCCCCCGAAACCACGATCGTCTTCGACGTGGACTTCGGGCACACCGACCCGCAGCTGGTGATCCCGTACGGGGGCACCGTGCGCGTGGACGGACCGGCCCGGCGCATCACGGTCACGTACTGAGTGCCCCGGGACCCTCCACGCGCCCCCGTAACCCGCCGTCACCGTGGGTAGTTGACGCGGCATGCACGACGTACGCGCCATAAGGGCCCCGTCCATGCCGCGCCTGGCGGCAGCCTCGCTCGCCGGCACGGCCATCGAGTTCTACGACTTCTTCGTCTACGGCACCGCGGCGGCCCTGATCCTGGGGCCGTTGTTCTTCCCGACCTTCTCGCCGGTGGCGGGGACGCTGGCCGCCTTCGCCACGTTCGGCGTGGGCTTCATCGCGCGGCCGCTGGGTTCGGTGCTGTTCGGGCACATCGGGGACCGGCGGGGGCGGCGGCCCGTCCTCGTCGCCTCCCTGCTGCTGACCGGTGTCTCCACGGTCGCGGTCGGCTGCGTGCCGACGTACGAGACGATCGGCGTGGCCGCTCCCCTGCTGCTCCTGGTGCTGCGTTTCCTCCAAGGACTGGGGCTCGGCGGGGAGTGGGGCGGGGCGGTGCTGCTGACGGTGGAGCACGCGCCCGCCGGGCGGCGCGGGCTGTGGTCGAGCTTCCCGCAGGTCGGGCCCGCGCTGGGGTTCCTGCTCGCCAACGGTGTCGTGCTGGGGCTGTCGGCGACGCTGTCCGAGGCGCAGTTCGCCTCGTGGGGGTGGCGGGTGCCGTTCTGGGCGGCGGGGGTGCTGGCCGTGGTGGGGCTGTGGCTGCGTTCCTCGCTCGCCGAGAGCCCGAGTTTCCTCAAGATCGACGACCACGCGCGCGTGCCGCTCGTCGAGGTCCTGCGCGACCACTGGCGCCTCCTGCTGCTGACCGGCGGGGCGCTCGCGATCGGCTACGCGATCTTCTACGCCGTGACGACCTGGTCGCTCGCCTACGGCACGGAACGGCTCGGGGTGAGCCGCAGCGTCATGCTGACCTGCATCATGGCCGCGGTGGTCGTGAAGGGGGCGCTCACGCCGCTGATGGCGCTGCTCGGTGACCGCTACGGCCGGCGCCCGCTGTGCCTGGCCGGGTGCGCGGTCGCCGCCCTGTGGATGTTCCCTATGGTCGCGCTCCTCGCCACCGGCGCGCCGCTGCCGATGTTCCTCGGCTTCCTCGGGGCGATGCTCGCGTTCATCACGATGTTCGCCGTGATCGCCGCGTATCTGCCGGAGCTGTACCAGCCGCGGGTGCGCTGCACGGGCGCTGCGGTCGGTTACAACCTCGGCGGGGTCCTCGGGGGCGCGCTCACGCCGATCGTGGCGACGGCGCTGGCCGAGCAGGGCGGGCGGGTGCCCTGGGGCGTGGCCGCGTATCTGACGGCGATCGCGCTGTTCAGTCTGGGGTGCTTCGCGCTGCTGCCCGAGACACGTCCGGTGCCGGTGGCGGCGGCTGCGGAGCCTGCTTCGGGGTGACCACTTGGTGGTGGTGCGCGTAAACGGGTGGTGGTGCACAAGCGAGTTGTGGTGCGTAAGCGGGTGGTGGTGCATAAGCGGGTGGTGGAGCGCGTAAACGCTTGGGCCGTGATCACCTCGCCGTGCCGGGTGATCGGCAGGAAGTAGTCCCGGGGCCGCACGGTCTGCGTGGCGACGAACAGTCCGTACAGGACCGCGCGTGCCGCGGGGCTACGCGAGTACATGTGCTACGGAGCTATGCGAGTTCGCGTTGGTCCAAGAGGTCGCAGTTGGTGTACACCCTCTCGCCGATGCACAGCGCGTCCAGGTGCTCCGCCAACCTGCTGGTCTCGGGGTCGTTGCTGTTACGCATGGCCTCCTCGTAGGAATCGAACTCGATCAGCGCCAGATAGCGGCGCGGATTGTCGCGGTCCTTCAGGAGCATGCGTTGCCTGGGGCCGCCCGGCCGGCCGGCGACGCGCCTCCCCGCCTCCTCGAGCACCCGCTCCATCTCGTCCAAGCGCTCGGTCTCGAAGTCGATGATCTGTACGAACTTCATGGCACCTCCAGCCGGCCACGGCGTCCCCGGGCCGGGGAACGCGCTCAAGAACAAGCAAGCACCGGGACCGGCGATCGGCAATTCGCCGACCACCGGTCCCGGTGAGGTTGCTCCTACGTCCGACGTGGTCAGACGTCGATGCTGTCCTTCGGAGCGCCTTCGCTCTGCGCCTGTGCCGCCTCGGCCGCCGCTTGCTTCTTCGAAGCGCGCAGGCTGGTGATCGTGGTGACGATCAGGACGGCGCAGATCACGCCGAGCGAGACCGGAATGCTGATCTCGGGCACGTGCACCCCGGACTCGTGCAGCGCGTGCAGCACCAGCTTCACGCCGATGAAGCCGAGGATGATCGACAGGCCGTAGCTGAGGTGGACCAGCCTCTTCAGCAGACCGCCGATGAGGAAGTACAGCTGGCGCAGACCCATCAGGGCGAACGCGTTGGCTGTGAAGACGATGTACGGGTCCTGCGTCAGGCCGAAGATCGCGGGGATGGAGTCGAGCGCGAACAGCACGTCCGTAGAGCCGATCGCGAGCATCACGACCAGCATCGGGGTCATGACCCGCTTGCCGTTCTCCTGGATCCACAGCTTGGTGCCGTGGTAGCGGTCGGCCACACCGAAGCGGCGCTCGGCGGCCTTGAGCAGCTTGTTCTCCTCGAACTCCTCGTCCTCCTCTTCCGCCCTGGCCTCCTGGATGAGCTTCCAGGCGGTCCAGATCAGGAAGGCGCCGAAGAGGTAGAAGACCCACGAGAAGCTGGCGAGGATCGCTGCGCCCGCGGCGATGAAGATGGCCCGCAGGACCAGGGCTATGAGGACGCCGATCAGGAGTACCCGCTGCTGGTACTGCGAGGGCACCGCGAACTTCGCCATGATCAGGACGAAGACGAAGAGGTTGTCGACGCTGAGTGACTTCTCGGTGATGAAGCCGGCGAAGAACTCGCCGGCGGGCTGGCCGCCGCCGAACATGAGCAGGCCGAGCCCGAAGAGCGCGGCCAGGACGATCCAGACGACCGTCCAGATCCCGGCTTCCTTGATCGATACGTCGTGCGGCTTGCGGCCGATGAAGAAGTCGACCGCAATCAGGGCGGCGAGCCCCACGATCGTCAGGACCCATAGGGTCACGGAAACATCCACTGCGCCTCCGGCAGTCGTAACGGCAAATGTCAGCGTCGTCGCTGCCGGAGGTCTCTTCCACCCAAGGATGGGCCGACGCCCCGGGATCTGGCCTGATCCGTATTGACGGGTACGCCGCAGCAGACAGGGAGTACTCCCCTCCGTGCCGATAACAGTACCGCAATCACCAAGAAAAGGTAAAGCGCTTGGCAAAAGAAAGGCCAAGTCCCCAGGTCAGACAGCTTTACACGTACTTGGTGCGGGCGGCCGCGACCTGGGTGAGCACCTGCTGGAGGACCTGGCTGCCCGGCGGCACGAGCGAGGGCTCGTACGTCCAGGCATGACCGACCCACGGGTCGGCGAGATGATCGTCGGGCACCGGTGTCAGTCGCAGCAGCGAACGCCACAGCGGGTCGAGCAAAGGCCCGTACCCGGCGGACTCCTCACGGTCGGCCACCATCATCAGATGGACGCCGAAGGCCGGACCCTCGTCGGCGAGGTAGCGCAGCTGGTTCACGGCCCGGTCGTCGAAGCCGTGCGGGAAGTCGTTGACGATCAGCAGTTGCTGTGAGGTGTCGAAGCCGGGCGGGAGCGAATCGGCGGCCCCTCCGCGCACCGCCATCTGCACCAGATCGACCCGCTGGGTGAGCCGGGCCAGCACGTCCGCCACCCCTGCGGCGCCGAGCGCGGGCGGGGCCGCGAGTACACCGGTCTGCACGAGGGGTGCGAGCGGCTGCGCGCCCGAGCCGGCCGGGTCGATGACGTGGACGGTGAACTCCCCCGCCGGGTAGACGGCGAGCAGCCGCGCCGCGTGCGCGACCGCCGTCTCCATGGCGAGACGCCCCAGGGCGTGCGAGTCCGCGAACGAACCGTCGGACGATCCGGTCCGGCCGCTGTCGATCCACAGGCCGCGCTCCAGCGGCAGCCGGACCAGCATCGGGATGCGGAGCCGGTCGGCCTCGGGGAGATGGAGGTCGCCCAGGCGCAGGGCCATGGGGATCTCCATCGGTACCCGGTAGGCGTGCCAGACGGGGCTGTCCCAGCGGGCGTACGCCGGCGGGAGGGCCGGTTCGACGACCTCGGCCTCGGCCGCGAGCTGGGCCAGGTCCCGGTCGAGGGCCTCGCCGGCCTGGGCGACGAGCTGGGCGTGCCGGGCGCGGGCCGCCTCGCGGGCGGCGTCGCCC
The genomic region above belongs to Streptomyces coeruleorubidus and contains:
- the aroQ gene encoding type II 3-dehydroquinate dehydratase yields the protein MPRTLANAPIMILNGPNLNLLGQRQPEIYGSDTLADVEALCAKAAAAHGGTVDFRQSNHEGELVDWIHEARLNHCGIVINPGAYSHTSVAILDALNTCDGMPVLEVHISNIHKRESFRHHSYVSLRADGVIAGCGVQGYVFGVERVAALAGSGHADA
- a CDS encoding TerC/Alx family metal homeostasis membrane protein encodes the protein MDVSVTLWVLTIVGLAALIAVDFFIGRKPHDVSIKEAGIWTVVWIVLAALFGLGLLMFGGGQPAGEFFAGFITEKSLSVDNLFVFVLIMAKFAVPSQYQQRVLLIGVLIALVLRAIFIAAGAAILASFSWVFYLFGAFLIWTAWKLIQEARAEEEDEEFEENKLLKAAERRFGVADRYHGTKLWIQENGKRVMTPMLVVMLAIGSTDVLFALDSIPAIFGLTQDPYIVFTANAFALMGLRQLYFLIGGLLKRLVHLSYGLSIILGFIGVKLVLHALHESGVHVPEISIPVSLGVICAVLIVTTITSLRASKKQAAAEAAQAQSEGAPKDSIDV
- a CDS encoding amino acid ABC transporter ATP-binding protein, with the translated sequence MSETPVLRMESVRKSFGGSVVLRDVDLEVAPHTVTALIGASGSGKSTLLRCANLLEEIDDGAIWLDGEEITDPRVDQDTVRRRIGVVFQAYNLFPHLTVLENITLAPRRVHGVPRAEAEARARELLERLGLGEKAGEYPDRLSGGQQQRAAVVRALAARPRLLLLDEITAALDPELVGEVLNVVRGLKDEGMTMVLATHEMGFAREVADQVCFLEGGVVLERGTAEQVFGEPRQERTRRFLRRIVEAGRL
- a CDS encoding S66 family peptidase; this translates as MTSLSYPPKPSPGDRIAVLSPSSGLPGLFPLPYELGLERLRKEYGLEPVEYPATRKMGSTPQERADDIHAAFADPDIKAVIASIGGDDQITVLPLLDRELIRANPKPFFGISDNTNLLAYLRNSGIVCFHGGSVMCELGRPGAMHPQTAESLRAALFTSGPYELRPAERWRDIDRDWADPATFDAEPETRPGTGWTWVNADRVVEGRSWGGCLEIIGWLLMADREIAHDLSEYDAGVLLLETSEDMPSATEVFCTLRNMGERGLLQRFPALLMGRPKTWSFERPNSPEEAARHASDQREAVLSAMRTYAPETTIVFDVDFGHTDPQLVIPYGGTVRVDGPARRITVTY
- a CDS encoding MFS transporter, with the translated sequence MHDVRAIRAPSMPRLAAASLAGTAIEFYDFFVYGTAAALILGPLFFPTFSPVAGTLAAFATFGVGFIARPLGSVLFGHIGDRRGRRPVLVASLLLTGVSTVAVGCVPTYETIGVAAPLLLLVLRFLQGLGLGGEWGGAVLLTVEHAPAGRRGLWSSFPQVGPALGFLLANGVVLGLSATLSEAQFASWGWRVPFWAAGVLAVVGLWLRSSLAESPSFLKIDDHARVPLVEVLRDHWRLLLLTGGALAIGYAIFYAVTTWSLAYGTERLGVSRSVMLTCIMAAVVVKGALTPLMALLGDRYGRRPLCLAGCAVAALWMFPMVALLATGAPLPMFLGFLGAMLAFITMFAVIAAYLPELYQPRVRCTGAAVGYNLGGVLGGALTPIVATALAEQGGRVPWGVAAYLTAIALFSLGCFALLPETRPVPVAAAAEPASG
- a CDS encoding ABC transporter substrate-binding protein, which translates into the protein MHPAPRALRRAAAAVTVALLATAVGCAPQPEEPAAGTSSAGNMCEKGKLATRTSGRLTIATDEPAYEPWFKDDDPASGKGFESAVAYAVARHLGYGKDKVVWQTVPFNKAFAPGEKTFDFDINQVSISDERKKAVDFSSGYYDVRQAVVALKGSEAAKAKSVADLKDVKLGAQVGTTSLDYIDDVVRPTRAAAVFAKNDQAKSALKNGQVDAIVVDLPTAFYITGAEITDATIVGQFENQGGTPEQFGLVLDKGSALTSCVSRAVDALREDGTLARIEQQWLSDAVDAPVLK
- a CDS encoding amino acid ABC transporter permease, whose product is MTVNKEEPAVGSGEHDARDGYVPSQRRLDRERHKRARARRATAIGALSTLVTAAVLYLVVVNAPGWPRTKETFFDWGYAREAFPKVLEGLWLNVRLLLVCGAAVLVLGMLIAVARTLRGPVFFPLRVLAAAYTDFFRGLPLIINLMIVVLGVPALRLQGVTVDPVLLGGTALTLTYSAYVAEVFRAGIESVHPSQRAAARSLGLSNRQALRYVVLPQAVRRQVPPLLNDLVSLQKDTGLVSIGGAVDAVRAADIIVGRSLNYTPYIVAGLVFVALTIPMTRFTDWVTARMDRRRAQGGTT